In Pseudomonas saponiphila, the genomic stretch GACCTGGAGCGCCACCCGCTCGCGGCATGGACACTCGTCCATGTAACGGTGCGCTTCGACAAACTCGCTGAAAGGAAAGACCCGAGTCTTCAAGGGCAGCAGCACCCGGTCCGCGGTCAACTGGTTGATGTCGCGCAGCGCACGCTGCAACGCGACCTGATCCTGAATGATCCCCAGCTCCGGCTTGCCGGTGAAATTGCCGATGCAGTGGACGAAGAACTGAATGTTCTTCTGGAACGCCGCACAGGCCGGAAACGGTGTCTGGTTACCGCCTTGCAAGCCATACAGCACCAGGCTGCCGCGGGGCGCCAGGACATCGCCAAGCATCGACATTTGCGGACCGCCCAGGCCATCGAACACCACATCGACCCCACGATTGTCGGTGAGCTTGTTGATCTGCATCAGCAGGTCCTGCTCCTCGGTGACGATGACTTTCTCGGCTCCCAGGGACAGCAGGTACTCACGTTCTTCTGCGCTCTTGGTGGCGGCAATCACCCGCACACCCAGGGCCTTGCCCAACTGGACAAAGGACGGACCGGCGCAGTGACTGGCGTCGGTCACCAGGGCGAACTGCCCGGGCTTGACCCGCGCCAGATCAGCGTAGGCGAAATAGGCGATCAACAGCGGCGTGTAGTGCACGGCCGCCTCGATGGGGCTCAGCACCTCCGGGTAGCGGGTCAGGGCCGAGCGCGGCAGGACGATCAGCTCGCCGTATACCGGATAATCATTGGGACTTTCGGCGGGAAAGCTGGCGACCTTGTCACCGACCGCGAGGTCGTCGACGCCCTCGCCCACTGCGGTGACCACGCCGGCCATTTCATGCCCCAGACCCGATGGCAGGCGGGCATGGGACGACGCCAGGTTCTGCCGCCAGAGCACGTCGTACCAACTGATACCAATGGCTTCGACTCGTACCTGCACTTCGCCTGGCGCAGGCAACGAGGCCGCATGCTCTTCGCATTTGAGCACCTCGGCCGGTCCAAACTTGTGAAAACGAATCGTGCGGGACATCGCAAACCTCGTCAAATTAACCTCTAATGCCGCGAACTTTATCCGG encodes the following:
- a CDS encoding zinc-dependent alcohol dehydrogenase family protein, yielding MSRTIRFHKFGPAEVLKCEEHAASLPAPGEVQVRVEAIGISWYDVLWRQNLASSHARLPSGLGHEMAGVVTAVGEGVDDLAVGDKVASFPAESPNDYPVYGELIVLPRSALTRYPEVLSPIEAAVHYTPLLIAYFAYADLARVKPGQFALVTDASHCAGPSFVQLGKALGVRVIAATKSAEEREYLLSLGAEKVIVTEEQDLLMQINKLTDNRGVDVVFDGLGGPQMSMLGDVLAPRGSLVLYGLQGGNQTPFPACAAFQKNIQFFVHCIGNFTGKPELGIIQDQVALQRALRDINQLTADRVLLPLKTRVFPFSEFVEAHRYMDECPCRERVALQVEPA